The stretch of DNA AAAATAGCTATTTGTTACTAAAAGAGCCCTTAATTTTAAGGGTTTTTTTATTGTTTTCTAAAATAAATCTCAACTATAGTACCTCATGCTCGAATTGGCGATTATTTCTTTAAATAATGTTATGATAGATAGAATTATGCCTTAAGGAGAAGAAAGTCTATGATAATCTCAATATTATTGGAAGATAATCATCTGCTTTTGGTAGAAAAACCAATTAATATTCCTGTACAAGCAGATAGTAGTGGAGACGCTGATTTATTAACAATGTTAAAAGAGGATCTAAAAATACGTTATTCAAAGCCAGGTAAAGTTTATTTGGGACTTGTCCACCGCCTAGACCGTCCAGTTGGTGGAGTGATGGTGTTTGCTAAAACATCAAAGGCTGCTTCAAGATTAGCAGATATGTTTCGTAGACATGTGATCGAACGGAACTACTTAGCGGTTGTTCATGGAAAGCCAAACAAGAAAAGGGGACAACTTGTACATTATCTTCATAAAGATAATCGGAAGAATAAAGTATCTGTTGTTTCTCCTAATTATCCTAAAGCTAAAAAAGCAGTGCTAGATTACGAGGTGCTGGACTCGAAAAAAGGATTTAGTTTGCTTTCGGTGAATCTTCACACAGGTAGACCTCACCAAATTCGAGTTCAGCTGTCAGCAATGGGAAACCCGATCTTTGGGGACCAAAAATATGGAGAACAACTTAATAAAACTGGGCAACAACTTGCACTTTGGGCCCATTCCATTTCTTTCGAGCATCCAGTTAAGAAGGAACCATTAACAGTGTGTTCTTTTCCACCTTATAATTAT from Sutcliffiella cohnii encodes:
- a CDS encoding RluA family pseudouridine synthase; its protein translation is MIISILLEDNHLLLVEKPINIPVQADSSGDADLLTMLKEDLKIRYSKPGKVYLGLVHRLDRPVGGVMVFAKTSKAASRLADMFRRHVIERNYLAVVHGKPNKKRGQLVHYLHKDNRKNKVSVVSPNYPKAKKAVLDYEVLDSKKGFSLLSVNLHTGRPHQIRVQLSAMGNPIFGDQKYGEQLNKTGQQLALWAHSISFEHPVKKEPLTVCSFPPYNYPWDLMKDPYLKEPVIT